A genomic window from Brassica oleracea var. oleracea cultivar TO1000 chromosome C8, BOL, whole genome shotgun sequence includes:
- the LOC106309618 gene encoding NADH dehydrogenase [ubiquinone] 1 alpha subcomplex subunit 13-B gives MTEAMIRKKPGMASVKDMPLLQDGPPPGGFAPVRYARRISNTGPSAMAIFLTVSGAFAWGMYQVGQGNKIRRALKEEKYAARRAILPILQAEEDERFVSEWKKYLDYEADVMKDVPGWKVGENVYNSGRWMPPATGELRPDVW, from the exons ATGACGGAGGCGATGATAAGGAAGAAGCCAGGGATGGCGAGCGTGAAGGATATGCCGCTGCTTCAAGATGGTCCGCCACCGGGTGGATTCGCGCCGGTCCGGTATGCTCGGCGGATATCCAATACGGGTCCTAGCGCCATGGCTATTTTCCTTACAGTTTCTGGTGCATTTGCTTGGGGGATGTACCAGGTCGGCCAGGGAAACAAAATTCGCAG GGCGTTGAAGGAAGAGAAATATGCTGCTCGTAGAGCTATACTTCCCATTCTTCAAGCTGAAGAAGATGAAAG GTTTGTGTCCGAGTGGAAAAAGTATCTGGACTACGAGGCAGATGTAATGAAGGATGTTCCGGGATGGAAAGTTGGCGAGAACGTTTACAATTCTGGTCGTTGGATGCCACCCGCCACTGGGGAACTCCGTCCTGATGTCTGGTGA
- the LOC106308366 gene encoding octanoyltransferase-like, with the protein MRSPRTLEVWKLGTVNYLKSLKVEDKLVSDRKANRIPDTLLSLQHPPSYTLGKRRTDHNLLIPEADLKGLGAELHYTQRGGDITFHGPHQAILYPIISLRSIGIGARNYVETLERSMIEFASVYRVKARAGHKGETGVWVGDRKIGAIGVRISSGITSHGLAFNIDPDLKYFEHIVPCGIADKEVTSLRRETDTMLLHSEEMMMLCGRKILHSFWTTRRRSIKTNSPSGLTRFNPV; encoded by the coding sequence ATGAGATCCCCTAGAACCCTGGAGGTTTGGAAGCTAGGCACTGTCAACTACTTGAAATCACTTAAAGTTGAAGACAAGTTAGTCTCCGACAGAAAAGCTAATCGAATCCCCGATACCCTCCTCTCTCTTCAGCATCCACCATCTTATACCCTCGGAAAACGTAGAACCGATCACAACCTACTGATCCCTGAAGCTGATCTCAAGGGCCTTGGAGCTGAGCTTCATTATACTCAAAGAGGAGGAGATATCACTTTCCATGGTCCTCATCAAGCCATCTTATACCCCATCATTTCCTTACGCAGCATTGGTATTGGTGCTAGGAACTATGTAGAGACGTTGGAGAGGTCGATGATTGAATTTGCTTCAGTTTACCGCGTGAAAGCTCGGGCAGGACACAAAGGTGAAACAGGGGTTTGGGTCGGGGATAGAAAGATTGGTGCGATTGGGGTTCGTATATCCTCTGGAATCACTAGTCATGGTTTGGCCTTCAACATAGATCCTGATCTGAAGTACTTTGAGCACATTGTGCCTTGTGGGATTGCTGATAAAGAAGTCACATCTCTGAGAAGAGAGACAGATACTATGCTGCTTCATTCTGAAGAAATGATGATGTTGTGTGGAAGGAAGATCCTTCATTCATTTTGGACAACGAGGAGGAGGAGTATAAAGACTAATAGTCCTTCAGGTTTAACTCGGTTTAATCCGGTTTAA